Proteins from a genomic interval of Anolis sagrei isolate rAnoSag1 chromosome 1, rAnoSag1.mat, whole genome shotgun sequence:
- the HSPA9 gene encoding stress-70 protein, mitochondrial encodes MLGAARFLVLRRGGTAPCKPAQVIWDGLSQDILRAVASRKYASEAIKGAVIGIDLGTTNSCVAVMEGKQAKVLENAEGARTTPSVVAFSNDGERLVGMPAKRQAVTNPHNTLYATKRLIGRRYDDSEVQKDIKNVPFKIVRASNGDAWLEAHGKLYSPSQIGAFILMKMKETAENYLGHPAKNAVITVPAYFNDSQRQATKDAGQIAGLNVLRVINEPTAAALAYGLDKAEDKVIAVYDLGGGTFDISILEIQKGVFEVKSTNGDTFLGGEDFDQALLQYIVKEFKRETGVDLTKDNMALQRVREASEKAKCELSSSVQTDINLPYLTMDASGPKHLNMKLSRSQFEGIVADLIKRTVAPCQKAMQDAEVSKSDIGEVILVGGMTRMPKVQQTVQDMFGRAPSKAVNPDEAVAIGAAIQGGVLAGDVTDVLLLDVTPLSLGIETLGGVFTKLINRNTTIPTKKSQVFSTAADGQTQVEIKVHQGEREMATDNKLLGQFTLVGIPPAPRGVPQIEVTFDIDANGIVHVSAKDKGTGREQQIVIQSSGGLSKDDIENMVKNAEKYAEEDRRKKERVEAVNMAEGIIHDTESKMEEFKDQLPADECNKLKEEIAKMRELLARKDSETGENIRQAATTLQQASLKLFEMAYKKMASERESSGSSGTSGDQKEEKQ; translated from the exons ATGTTGGGCGCCGCTCGCTTTTTGGTCCTGCGCCGCGGAGGGACGGCTCCCTGCAAGCCTGCCCAG gtTATCTGGGATGGGTTAAGTCAAGATATCCTCAGAGCTGTAGCTAGCAGGAAATATGC CTCAGAAGCAATCAAAGGTGCTGTCATTGGAATTGATCTTGGCACAACCAACTCCTGTGTGGCAGTCATGGAAGGAAAGCAAGCTAAA GTGCTGGAAAACGCTGAAGGTGCCAGAACCACGCCTTCTGTTGTAGCATTTTCAAATGATGGTGAGCGATTGGTTGGTATGCCAGCAAAACGGCAGGCTGTAACTAATCCACACAATACCCTTTATGCTACCAAAAGGCTAATTGGACGGCGATATGATGATTCAGAAGTGCAGAAAGATAt CaaaaatgttccttttaaaatTGTCCGTGCCAGTAATGGTGATGCCTGGTTAGAAGCTCATGGGAAACTGTATTCCCCAAGCCAGATTGGTGCCTTCATATTAATGAAGATGAAAGAAACTGCAG AAAACTACTTGGGACATCCAGCAAAAAATGCTGTCATCACAGTCCCGGCTTATTTCAATGACTCTCAAAGGCAG GCTACTAAGGATGCTGGACAGATTGCCGGACTGAATGTTCTGAGAGTGATAAATGAGCCTACGGCTGCAGCTCTGGCCTATGGGTTGGACAAGGCTGAAGACAAAGT TATTGCAGTCTATGACTTGGGTGGTGGCACTTTTGATATTTCTATTTTGGAAATTCAGAAGGGAGTCTTTGAGGTCAAATCTACCAATGGTGACACTTTCTTGGGCGGTGAAGATTTCGATCAGGCATTGCTACAATATATTGTAAAAGAATTCAAAAGAGAG ACAGGTGTTGACTTAACTAAAGATAACATGGCTTTACAgagagtgagagaggcctcagaaAAAGCAAAATGTGAACTCTCTTCTTCAGTCCAG ACGGACATCAACTTACCCTACCTTACAATGGATGCCTCAGGACCAAAGCACTTGAATATGAAACTGTCTCGTTCTCAGTTTGAAGGGATTGTGGCTGATCTCATCAAAAGGACAGTTGCACCCTGCCAGAAAGCCATGCAAGATGCTGAAGTCAGCAAAAGTGACATTGGAGAAGTTATCTTGGTGGGCGGTATGACCAGGATGCCAAAG GTGCAGCAGACTGTACAGGACATGTTTGGTCGTGCTCCTAGCAAAGCAGTCAATCCCGACGAGGCTGTTGCTATTGGTGCTGCCATCCAAGGAGGTGTCTTGGCTGGCGATGTTACTGATGTGCTCCTACTGGATGTGACTCCTCTTTCTCTGGGAATTGAAACACTTGGTGGTGTGTTTACTAAGCTCATCAACAGAAACACAACTATTCCAACCAAAAAGAGTCAG GTATTTTCTACAGCTGCAGATGGACAGACTCAGGTGGAAATCAAAGTCCATCAGGGCGAGAGAGAAATGGCTACGGACAACAAATTGCTTGGTCAATTTACTTTG GTTGGAATTCCACCAGCTCCAAGGGGAGTCCCCCAGATTGAGGTGACTTTTGACATTGATGCCAATGGAATTGTTCATGTGTCTGCAAAAGATAAAGGCACAGGACGAGAGCAACAGA TTGTGATACAGTCTTCTGGTGGTCTTAGCAAAGATGATATTGAAAATATGGTGAAAAATGCTGAGAAATATGCAGAAGAAGACAGACGAAAAAAG GAACGTGTTGAAGCTGTGAACATGGCAGAAGGAATTATTCATGATACAGAATCCAAGATGGAAGAATTTAAAGATCAGTTGCCAGCTGATGAG TGCAACAAACTGAAAGAAGAAATTGCGAAAATGAGAGAGCTGTTGGCTCGTAAAGATAGTGAAACAGGCGAGAACATCAGGCAGGCAGCAACCACTTTACAGCAAGCATCCCTGAAACTTTTTGAAATGGCCTACAAGAAG ATGGCATCAGAGCGGGAGAGCTCTGGAAGTTCCGGGACTTCTGGCGATCAGAAGGAGGAAAAGCAATAA